One genomic window of Equus caballus isolate H_3958 breed thoroughbred chromosome 6, TB-T2T, whole genome shotgun sequence includes the following:
- the MARCHF9 gene encoding E3 ubiquitin-protein ligase MARCHF9, with translation MLKSRLRMFLNELKLLVLTGGGRPRAEPQPRGGGGGGCGWAPFAGCSTWDGDGDEEEYYGSEPRTRGLAGDKEPRAGPPPPPAPPPPPPGALDALSLSSSLDSGLRTPQCRICFQGPEQGELLSPCRCDGSVRCTHQPCLIRWISERGSWSCELCYFKYQVLAISTKNPLQWQAISLTVIEKVQIAAIVLGSLFLVASISWLIWSSLSPSAKWQRQDLLFQICYGMYGFMDVVCIGLIVHEGSSVYRIFKRWQAVNQQWKVLNYDKTKDIGGDAGGGSAGKPGPRTSRTGPPSGATSRPPAAQRMRTLLPQRCGYTILHLLGQLRPPDARSSSQSGREVVMRVTTV, from the exons ATGCTCAAGTCCCGGCTCCGCATGTTCCTGAACGAGCTGAAGCTGCTGGTGCTGACGGgcggggggcggccccgggccGAGCCGCAGCcccgggggggcgggggaggcggcTGCGGCTGGGCGCCTTTCGCCGGCTGCTCGACCTGGGACGGCGACGGCGACGAAGAGGAGTACTACGGCTCGGAGCCGCGGACCCGGGGCCTGGCCGGAGACAAGGAGCCGCGGGCCGGACCCCCGCCGCCACCCGCGCCTCCGCCGCCGCCCCCGGGCGCGCTGGACGCCCTGTCGCTCAGCAGCAGCCTGGACAGCGGGCTCCGAACCCCCCAGTGCCGAATCTGCTTCCAGGGCCCGGAGCAG GGGGAGCTCCTGAGCCCCTGCCGCTGCGACGGCTCCGTGCGCTGCACGCACCAGCCCTGCCTCATCCGCTGGATCAGCGAGAGGGGCTCCTGGAGCTGTGAGCTCTGTTACTTCAAGTACCAGGTCCTGGCGATCAGCACCAAGAACCCACTGCAG TGGCAGGCCATCTCCCTGACGGTCATCGAGAAGGTGCAGATTGCTGCCATAGTGCTAGGCTCTCTCTTCCTCGTCGCCAGCATCTCCTGGCTCATCTGGTCCTCACTCAGTCCTTCAGCCAAGTGGCAACGGCAGGATCTGCTCTTTCAGATCTGCTACGGCATGTACGGCTTCATGGATGTCGTCTGCATAG GCCTCATCGTCCACGAAGGCTCCTCTGTCTACCGTATCTTCAAGCGCTGGCAGGCAGTGAACCAGCAGTGGAAGGTCCTGAATTATGACAAGACCAAGGACATAGGAGGAGATGCAGGGGGAGGGTCGGCAGGGAAGCCGGGCCCCAGGACCTCACGGACGGGCCCCCCCTCTGGGGCCACCAGCCGCCCCCCGGCTGCCCAGCGCATGCGGACGCTCTTGCCCCAGCGCTGTGGTTATACAATCCTGCACCTCCTTGGACAGCTGCGGCCGCCAGATGCCCGTTCCAGTTCCCAGTCTGGCCGTGAGGTTGTCATGAGGGTCACCACGGTCTGA